Proteins encoded together in one Impatiens glandulifera chromosome 1, dImpGla2.1, whole genome shotgun sequence window:
- the LOC124921745 gene encoding uncharacterized protein LOC124921745 produces MNWVQRKIYLYNVTFGLYMLDWWERCLFNTLVLVLMWFVCYNGFQRATQFYTRFSLSNVEVVPGFDNLSQHGASFQ; encoded by the exons ATGAATTGGGTTCAGAGAAAGATATATCTGTACAATGTTACCTTTGGGCTCTATATGTTGGACTGGTGGGAGCGGTGCCTTTTCA ACACTCTAGTGCTTGTGCTGATGTGGTTCGTGTGCTACAATGGGTTTCAACGTGCTACTCAGTTCTATACAAG ATTCAGCCTATCGAATGTTGAGGTTGTTCCGGGATTTGATAACCTATCACAGCATGGAGCATCATTTCAATAA